In Aedes albopictus strain Foshan chromosome 3, AalbF5, whole genome shotgun sequence, the following are encoded in one genomic region:
- the LOC134284168 gene encoding uncharacterized protein LOC134284168 — protein MTDRNNDQPSSSHALKPIQTSNTSRKSPITLSQKRTDLADYKTRPSTVKIRTENLRISPSGYTFERIMPRKQKITDTTGNELEMDPSISKPSIHKNLQEKAPHTGPVAESISNSENSDADDQMDNLQEKAPHTGPVAENISNSENSDADDQMDNLLWTTDDDDDDDDFQAVEHISGASESDDDVCLENYAPQMNQKECSCGLADENETLRLKVASLENKIKLRAAALRKKLDVLDNSNNRLQRALTSKLLPPSREPFTSIEGFPSVQTLLKMSIEAKDSDYLFVKFLMNALWVDGFVGRCLSERTSNNPKGRPSNKLLETQSNGDCPTNENSGPASRIPLERTRVEYVRDRLYERRLFLDDSRVVAAQVATTYKKLMHAVIANSTRR, from the exons ATGACTGATCGTAACAATGATCAGCCATCTTCAAGTCATGCTTTGAAGCCAATT CAAACTTCGAACACCTCCAGAAAGAGTCCAATCACATTGTCGCAAAAACGAACGGATTTAGCTGATTACAAAACTAGGCCGAGTACTGTGAAAATTCGAAcggaaaatttgagaatttcaccGTCTGGATATACATTCGAAAGAATAATGCCTAGAAAACAGAAAATCACTGATACTACCGGAAACGAACTAGAGATGGACCCATCGATCTCAAAACCATCCATCCataaaaatctccaggaaaaagCACCACATACTGGACCGGTTGCTGAAAGCATTTCCAACTCGGAAAATTCGGATGCAGATGATCAGATGGACAATCTCCAGGAAAAAGCACCACATACTGGACCGGTTGCTGAAAACATTTCCAACTCGGAAAATTCGGATGCAGATGATCAGATGGACAATCTATTGTGGACaacagatgatgatgatgatgacgatgatttccaGGCTGTTGAGCATATTTCTGGTGCATCTGAGTCTGATGATGACGTTTGTCTTGAGAATTATGCTCCACAAATGAACCAAAAAG AGTGTTCGTGTGGATTAGCAGACGAAAATGAAACCCTTCGACTAAAGGTAGCAAGCCTTGAGAACAAAATTAAACTGCGGGCAGCGGCACTTCGGAAAAAATTGGATGTATTGGATAACAGCAACAACAGATTGCAAAGAGCATTAACATCGAAGCTCCTACCGCCTTCGCGAGAACCTTTTACCAGTATTGAAGGATTTCCATCGGTGCAAACATTGCTTAAGATGTCGATCGAGGCTAAAGATTCGGATTATCTGTTCGTAAAGTTTCTAATGAACGCTCTGTGGGTTGACGGTTTTGTAGGAAGGTGTTTGTCCGAGCGCACTTCAAACAACCCGAAAGGACGCCCTTCGAACAAACTACTTGAGACGCAATCAAACGGAGATTGCCCAACGAATGAAAATTCTGGTCCTGCTTCCCGAATACCGCTAGAGCGCACTCGGGTGGAATATGTCAGAG ATCGACTATATGAAAGAAGGCTGTTTCTAGACGATTCTCGAGTAGTAGCTGCGCAGGTTGCAACGACGTACAAGAAACTTATGCACGCCGTTATCGCAAATTCAACCCGACGTTAA